One genomic region from Bacillota bacterium encodes:
- the gyrB gene encoding DNA topoisomerase (ATP-hydrolyzing) subunit B → MAYDEVNKNGSRYDASQIEVLEGIEAVRRRPGMYIGNTGARGLHQLVFELIDNSVDEALAGYCDTIEVVLNKDGSATVGDNGRGIPVDIHPQTGRPALEAALTLLHAGGKFGGNGYEITGGLHGVGLSVVNALSRWLHVEVRREGKRYLQRYERGRVKTPLKEGGETDETGTTIRFLPDGQIFPDRRFNRDLIASRLRDLSYLNRGLRFTLIDEEKGETLAFYHEGGIVDFVKNLNRNKEVLHADPVYFSTSKEDVLIEIALQYHAGYVENIYSFVNNIHTQEGGTHETGFKTALTRVVQAFARRFGFLKENEENLAGEDVREGLTAVLSIKIKDPQFEGQTKTKLGNSEVRGIVDSVVTEYLMFYFEENPGPARQIAEKAVKAARAREAARKARELTRRKNALDHLTLPGKLADCVSKKPEECELYIVEGDSAGGSAKQGRDRRFQAILPLRGKIINAEKARLDKLLANEEIKSIITAVGTGILDDFDLAKARYHKIVIMSDADVDGSHIRTLLLTFFYRYMRPLIEAGYIYIAQPPLYRAQKGKEQHYLYSDHELEQLLRRWNTDHPNVQRYKGLGEMNPEQLWETTMNPEKRTMLQVTLEDAVRADEIFTILMGERVEPRRDFIQTHAREVRNLDI, encoded by the coding sequence GTGGCTTACGACGAAGTAAACAAGAACGGGAGCAGGTATGATGCCAGCCAGATCGAGGTATTAGAAGGAATTGAAGCCGTGCGGCGCCGTCCCGGGATGTACATCGGGAACACCGGGGCGCGGGGTTTACACCAGTTAGTTTTTGAGTTGATTGACAACAGTGTGGACGAGGCGCTGGCCGGTTACTGCGATACCATTGAGGTTGTTTTAAATAAAGACGGAAGTGCTACGGTCGGTGACAACGGGAGGGGCATCCCGGTGGACATTCACCCTCAAACGGGGCGCCCGGCTCTGGAAGCCGCCCTTACCCTCCTTCATGCAGGTGGAAAGTTTGGGGGGAACGGATACGAAATTACGGGCGGGCTGCACGGGGTCGGTTTATCCGTGGTTAATGCCCTCTCCCGCTGGCTGCATGTAGAGGTAAGGCGCGAGGGAAAACGATACCTCCAGCGTTATGAGCGGGGAAGGGTTAAAACCCCGCTCAAGGAGGGCGGCGAGACGGACGAGACGGGGACGACAATCCGGTTTTTGCCTGATGGCCAGATCTTTCCGGACCGGAGATTTAACCGCGACTTGATCGCCTCGCGGCTCCGCGATCTTTCATATCTCAACCGGGGGCTGCGTTTTACCTTGATTGACGAAGAGAAGGGGGAAACTCTCGCTTTTTACCACGAGGGCGGGATCGTCGACTTCGTTAAGAACCTGAACCGCAATAAAGAGGTTCTTCACGCGGACCCGGTGTACTTCAGTACGAGCAAGGAAGATGTCCTCATCGAGATCGCCCTGCAGTACCACGCGGGGTATGTTGAAAATATCTATTCTTTCGTGAATAATATTCATACCCAGGAGGGGGGTACCCACGAAACCGGGTTTAAAACAGCCCTGACGCGGGTTGTCCAGGCTTTTGCGCGGCGCTTCGGATTTTTAAAAGAAAATGAAGAAAACCTGGCCGGTGAGGATGTCCGGGAAGGGCTGACCGCGGTTCTAAGTATTAAAATTAAGGATCCCCAGTTTGAAGGGCAAACGAAAACCAAACTCGGCAACAGTGAAGTGCGGGGAATTGTCGATTCTGTTGTTACTGAATACTTGATGTTCTATTTTGAGGAAAACCCGGGGCCGGCCCGGCAGATTGCGGAAAAGGCGGTAAAAGCGGCGCGCGCCCGGGAGGCTGCCCGGAAGGCGCGCGAGCTCACGCGGCGGAAAAACGCCCTTGACCACCTGACCCTTCCGGGGAAGCTGGCGGATTGTGTTTCCAAGAAGCCGGAAGAGTGCGAGTTGTACATTGTCGAGGGGGATTCTGCAGGCGGTTCTGCCAAACAGGGGAGGGACCGCAGGTTCCAGGCGATTCTTCCTCTAAGGGGCAAGATCATCAACGCCGAAAAGGCCCGTCTGGATAAACTCCTGGCCAATGAAGAAATCAAGAGCATTATCACTGCCGTAGGTACAGGGATTCTGGATGATTTCGATCTTGCAAAGGCGCGCTACCACAAGATCGTGATTATGAGCGATGCTGATGTCGACGGTTCCCACATCAGGACGCTCCTGTTAACCTTTTTCTACCGCTATATGCGGCCCCTGATCGAGGCAGGGTATATCTATATCGCCCAGCCGCCTCTCTACAGGGCGCAGAAAGGAAAGGAACAGCACTACCTCTACAGTGACCACGAGCTGGAGCAGCTCCTGAGGAGATGGAACACGGATCACCCAAACGTTCAGCGCTATAAAGGCCTTGGGGAGATGAATCCCGAACAGCTCTGGGAAACCACCATGAACCCCGAAAAAAGGACGATGCTTCAGGTAACCCTTGAAGACGCCGTCCGGGCGGATGAGATTTTCACAATCCTGATGGGAGAAAGGGTGGA
- a CDS encoding DUF370 domain-containing protein gives MYLHLGGDIVVPLDELIAIIDLESTEHREVTREFLSFAAEEQLAVQIGKETRNKSAILTTRRLYFSPISSVTLLKRAQSSV, from the coding sequence ATGTACCTGCATCTGGGTGGAGATATTGTGGTTCCTCTCGATGAGTTAATCGCGATCATCGATCTGGAATCAACTGAGCACCGGGAGGTAACCCGCGAGTTTTTGAGTTTCGCCGCTGAGGAGCAGCTCGCGGTTCAGATTGGAAAAGAAACACGGAACAAAAGTGCAATTCTGACAACGCGGCGGCTTTATTTTTCCCCAATTTCCTCGGTAACATTATTAAAAAGGGCTCAATCAAGCGTGTAG
- a CDS encoding IS200/IS605 family accessory protein TnpB-related protein codes for MEKTYFSNRIYKNTLTAQEVLSITNALIGFNRAKHKAYKLLLAEHNYGVKHGTSVHLQIKELFGFNDYWANSAVQEAKAQLSSQKELQKIYIAGLEEQIKTRKEKARDLDRRLGRLEKLLKALMKGKFIAWKGSNITLHESGIISVDFKKLSLVFYNAYDFEKQYLRPEIKKLKNQVKLINYSATRLEEKLNKLRSGFLKGCTFGTKDLFKKQFTVEKYRNDHEAWLEEWRRARYSSLRISGRLDAKYGNFVFKYDVATRTLSFGLPDGTKVKVQAAFRYGQEEVDSAILLQGERRKPIAWAIEDHGEYYIFKVTVDVPENPYTNYYKGGGVLGLDMNYDHADLAEINHHGNLVDWQVVPHNLDGLTKGQAVKVLEQAAIDIVNATKLKKKPIVIEDLETTDSKFRLKYGSKKRNRKITLFAYRALTNAIIARAAKEGLAVFKVKPAYTSVAGKLKYMASKGIPVHIAAALVIARRGMGFKERVPRVLSASLPEKIRRRHHWAHWSYLQKQVKGIKVHDLYQLGRELEGGAPFKEALEGLKAPPRAG; via the coding sequence GTGGAAAAAACGTACTTCTCCAACAGGATCTACAAAAACACCCTTACTGCCCAGGAGGTTCTCTCTATCACAAACGCCCTGATTGGGTTCAACCGGGCCAAGCACAAGGCGTACAAGCTGCTGCTGGCCGAGCACAACTACGGGGTCAAGCATGGCACCTCTGTCCACCTCCAGATCAAAGAGCTCTTCGGCTTCAACGATTACTGGGCCAACTCTGCCGTCCAGGAGGCAAAGGCACAACTCTCCTCTCAGAAAGAACTGCAGAAGATATACATCGCTGGTCTGGAGGAGCAGATAAAGACCAGAAAAGAGAAGGCCAGGGATCTCGACAGGAGGCTGGGCCGGCTGGAAAAGCTGCTGAAGGCCTTGATGAAGGGAAAGTTCATTGCCTGGAAGGGCTCCAACATAACCCTGCACGAATCCGGCATCATTAGTGTAGACTTTAAGAAGTTGTCCCTCGTCTTCTACAACGCCTACGACTTCGAAAAGCAGTACCTGCGCCCGGAGATAAAGAAGCTCAAGAACCAGGTCAAGTTAATCAACTATTCTGCGACCCGCCTGGAAGAAAAGCTGAACAAGCTCCGGAGCGGCTTCCTGAAAGGCTGCACTTTCGGGACGAAAGACCTCTTCAAGAAGCAGTTCACCGTGGAGAAGTACAGAAACGACCACGAAGCCTGGCTGGAGGAGTGGCGCAGGGCGCGGTACTCCTCCCTGAGAATTTCCGGCAGGCTGGACGCGAAGTACGGCAATTTTGTTTTCAAGTACGACGTGGCTACTAGAACCCTGTCCTTCGGCCTGCCGGACGGGACTAAGGTAAAAGTCCAGGCGGCCTTCCGCTACGGCCAGGAAGAAGTGGACAGCGCCATCCTCCTCCAGGGCGAGAGGAGAAAGCCCATTGCCTGGGCAATTGAAGACCACGGGGAGTACTACATCTTCAAGGTCACCGTGGACGTTCCCGAAAATCCCTACACCAACTACTACAAGGGCGGCGGCGTCCTCGGCCTGGACATGAACTACGACCACGCGGACTTAGCGGAAATCAACCACCACGGCAACCTGGTAGACTGGCAGGTCGTGCCGCATAATCTTGACGGGTTGACCAAAGGCCAGGCGGTTAAAGTGCTGGAACAGGCGGCTATAGATATAGTCAACGCTACCAAACTCAAAAAGAAGCCCATCGTCATTGAAGACCTGGAAACCACCGATTCCAAGTTCCGGCTCAAGTACGGCAGCAAGAAGCGCAACCGGAAAATCACCCTGTTTGCCTACCGCGCTTTGACCAACGCCATCATTGCCCGCGCCGCTAAAGAGGGCTTGGCCGTCTTCAAGGTGAAGCCCGCCTACACCTCGGTCGCGGGGAAGCTGAAGTACATGGCGAGCAAAGGCATTCCGGTCCACATCGCGGCGGCGCTGGTGATCGCCCGCCGGGGCATGGGCTTTAAGGAGAGGGTTCCACGAGTGCTGTCGGCGTCCTTACCGGAGAAGATAAGGCGCCGGCACCACTGGGCGCACTGGAGCTATCTCCAAAAACAGGTCAAGGGAATCAAGGTCCACGACCTGTATCAACTCGGCAGAGAGCTGGAAGGCGGCGCTCCTTTCAAGGAGGCGCTGGAGGGTTTGAAAGCTCCGCCCCGCGCGGGGTGA
- a CDS encoding DNA replication/repair protein RecF: MLVQLHLKNFRNYRDLDFSPPEGFTVLVGPNGIGKSNLLEGIFYLGAGYSYRQHQDDVLVGWGSDFFVIRGKIQSGGLTHNLEVAYQRGERRKITRINGKRDSSGSCAAYLPVVVFSPTDLLLLQGAPGLRRRFLDLVTSQIRPQHAVDLHSYQEILVQRNNLLKQGAFKEVELRPWDVQLVEVGARILRRRLAVFMRLIELSREVLTSLGCSGDLEGAYISHVVPPSLQVREETEYRNLFSEALARLQPLEERWRATPAGPHRDDLRFYLRDYEVRFYCSQGEQRLLALALKIGQCRLLGEEQKVEPLLLLDDVFSELDPAHQKQVFEELQFKKQVIAATTSCFKTGLKQKQQLTPEIFFFTC; this comes from the coding sequence ATGCTGGTTCAACTTCACTTAAAAAATTTTCGCAACTACCGGGACCTCGATTTTTCCCCCCCGGAAGGTTTTACAGTCCTGGTTGGCCCCAATGGTATCGGGAAGAGCAACCTGTTGGAAGGGATCTTTTACCTGGGGGCGGGCTATTCTTACCGCCAGCACCAGGATGATGTTCTTGTCGGATGGGGCTCCGATTTTTTTGTGATTCGCGGCAAGATTCAGAGCGGCGGGCTTACTCACAATCTGGAGGTGGCTTACCAGCGCGGGGAGCGCCGGAAAATTACGAGAATTAACGGGAAACGTGATTCATCCGGGAGCTGTGCGGCATATCTCCCTGTTGTTGTCTTTTCCCCCACCGACCTGTTGCTACTGCAGGGCGCACCGGGACTGCGGCGTCGCTTTCTGGACCTTGTAACCAGCCAGATCAGGCCCCAGCACGCTGTTGATTTACATTCCTACCAGGAAATACTGGTCCAGCGCAACAACCTGCTCAAACAAGGAGCATTTAAAGAAGTTGAATTAAGACCCTGGGACGTGCAGCTGGTAGAGGTCGGAGCCCGGATCTTGAGGCGGCGCCTGGCAGTTTTTATGAGACTGATTGAGTTAAGCCGCGAAGTTCTGACCTCTCTTGGATGTAGTGGGGATTTAGAAGGAGCTTATATTTCCCATGTCGTCCCTCCTTCCCTACAGGTGAGGGAGGAAACCGAATACAGGAATCTCTTCTCAGAAGCTCTGGCCCGGTTACAGCCGCTTGAGGAGCGGTGGCGGGCGACGCCGGCCGGCCCCCACCGGGATGATTTGCGCTTTTACCTGCGGGACTACGAAGTGCGGTTCTATTGTTCCCAGGGAGAACAGAGGCTGCTCGCCCTTGCTTTAAAAATCGGCCAGTGTCGCCTCCTCGGAGAAGAGCAGAAGGTTGAGCCTCTCCTCCTCCTGGATGATGTATTTTCAGAGCTCGATCCGGCCCACCAAAAGCAGGTGTTTGAAGAACTGCAATTTAAAAAACAGGTGATTGCGGCTACAACATCCTGCTTTAAGACGGGGCTGAAGCAAAAGCAGCAACTAACGCCCGAGATTTTTTTCTTCACATGTTAA
- the dnaN gene encoding DNA polymerase III subunit beta, whose product MKVRCSRNQLAPAVAHLGRIVPARTALPILNGLLVTAEEDRLILQSTDLELSLTIAVPAQVEIQGKTVVLTRPFDNLVRRLPEGELNLVWSEINQQVEICYNQGRTFINTWPASDYPSLLQNPAGEGIIIEGSKWKNIIKKVLFAAAPQEVRPQFAGVYFQLKEECLTLVATDTYRLALFQLPFPGSRTADLFIPVRALGEVNRLLEDKEQLEISWEQNMISFQTPRFTLTTRLLESQFPAYEKVIPEKDELSVEVERAKLISALERASLFIAPPETYAVAELKVEAASIQLTAQALQVGSLSEEIPLKSAPAGEGQASFNAHFLLEPLRVMESREITLSLNGSQGPAICREEDGGSYLHLVLPVCRTSDGVP is encoded by the coding sequence GTGAAGGTTCGCTGTTCACGAAACCAGCTCGCACCGGCCGTTGCGCACTTAGGCCGAATTGTTCCTGCCAGGACAGCGCTCCCTATTCTCAACGGTCTCCTGGTAACTGCAGAAGAAGATCGACTTATTCTCCAGAGCACCGATTTAGAGTTGAGTCTTACAATCGCCGTCCCGGCGCAGGTTGAAATACAGGGAAAAACCGTTGTTTTAACACGCCCCTTCGACAACCTGGTCCGCCGCTTGCCGGAAGGTGAGTTAAACCTGGTTTGGAGTGAAATCAACCAGCAGGTGGAGATTTGTTATAACCAGGGCCGTACTTTTATAAACACCTGGCCGGCTTCGGACTACCCTTCTTTACTTCAGAATCCCGCGGGTGAAGGAATTATCATCGAAGGTTCAAAATGGAAGAATATAATTAAAAAAGTTCTCTTTGCGGCCGCACCCCAGGAGGTAAGGCCGCAATTTGCCGGGGTTTACTTCCAGTTAAAAGAGGAATGTTTGACTTTAGTTGCGACAGACACCTACCGGCTTGCTCTTTTTCAACTACCGTTTCCTGGTTCTCGTACGGCAGATTTGTTTATTCCCGTACGGGCGCTTGGAGAAGTCAACCGGCTCCTTGAGGATAAGGAGCAGCTGGAGATTAGCTGGGAGCAGAACATGATCAGTTTCCAGACCCCGCGCTTTACTTTAACAACCCGGCTGCTTGAAAGCCAGTTTCCTGCCTATGAAAAGGTAATCCCTGAGAAGGATGAATTGAGCGTGGAAGTGGAGCGCGCAAAACTTATCTCAGCCCTGGAGAGGGCATCCCTCTTTATTGCTCCCCCGGAGACTTATGCAGTTGCCGAGTTGAAGGTTGAAGCCGCCTCTATTCAGCTTACGGCGCAGGCGCTGCAGGTCGGCTCTCTTTCAGAGGAGATTCCCCTGAAAAGCGCGCCGGCCGGGGAGGGTCAAGCTTCTTTTAATGCCCATTTTCTTTTAGAACCCTTAAGAGTGATGGAGAGCCGGGAAATCACCCTGAGCCTGAATGGTTCTCAAGGACCCGCCATCTGCCGGGAAGAGGATGGGGGTTCGTACCTGCACCTTGTCCTTCCAGTTTGCCGTACCTCAGATGGAGTGCCTTAA
- the dnaA gene encoding chromosomal replication initiator protein DnaA — MVKYKLSEIWQEVLKILEAELDERNFATWNRATQPLAYHDGTLVISTLNEFTREWLETRYSTLIRSRLEAKLHHPVTLRFVTAGNEENYSESLGRNGETSPKLNPKYTFDTFVVGNSNRLAHAAAFAVAESPSKAYNPLFLYGGVGLGKTHLMHAIGHYVLKNNNHIRVVYVSSETFTNQLINSIRDDKTVEFRNKYRTIDVLLVDDIQFLAGKERTQEEFFHTFNALYEASKQIIISSDRAPKEIPTLEDRLRSRFEWGLLADIQPPDLETRIAILRKKAQLEKFSLPDDVLLFIATNIKSNIRELEGALARIIAYASLHQQEINLDLTSEALKDILVGNRPPYVTITMIQKVVAQRFNLRVDDFKARRRTRSVAFPRQIAMYLARELTDASLPQIGQEFGGRDHTTVLHAYDKIKEEMKKDSNLEAIINDLIKMLHSS, encoded by the coding sequence ATGGTTAAATATAAACTCTCGGAGATCTGGCAAGAGGTTTTAAAAATTTTAGAAGCTGAATTAGATGAGCGTAATTTTGCAACCTGGAACAGGGCCACGCAACCGCTCGCTTATCACGACGGGACGCTGGTAATTTCAACCCTCAACGAATTTACCAGGGAATGGCTGGAAACCCGCTACAGTACTCTGATTCGTTCCAGGTTGGAGGCTAAACTGCACCACCCGGTTACCCTTCGCTTTGTGACGGCAGGAAATGAAGAAAATTACAGTGAGAGCCTGGGACGCAACGGGGAAACCTCACCAAAATTAAATCCTAAATACACCTTTGATACATTTGTCGTTGGAAACAGCAACCGCCTGGCCCACGCGGCTGCTTTTGCGGTTGCCGAATCCCCCAGTAAAGCGTACAACCCACTTTTTCTTTACGGCGGGGTTGGGCTTGGAAAAACCCATCTCATGCACGCCATCGGGCACTATGTTTTAAAAAACAACAACCACATCAGGGTCGTTTACGTATCGTCGGAGACTTTTACAAATCAATTGATAAACTCCATTCGTGACGATAAAACCGTGGAATTTCGCAATAAATACCGGACGATTGATGTTTTGCTGGTAGACGATATTCAGTTTTTGGCAGGGAAAGAACGAACTCAAGAAGAATTTTTCCATACATTTAATGCTCTTTATGAGGCAAGCAAACAGATCATCATTTCCAGTGACCGCGCACCGAAAGAAATTCCCACGCTTGAGGACCGCCTCCGCTCGCGCTTTGAATGGGGGCTCCTGGCGGATATCCAGCCGCCCGACCTTGAAACAAGAATTGCTATTTTACGAAAAAAGGCCCAGCTTGAGAAGTTCTCGCTGCCGGACGACGTCCTTCTTTTCATCGCGACCAATATTAAATCCAATATCCGGGAACTCGAAGGGGCTCTCGCACGGATCATCGCTTACGCCTCCCTGCACCAACAGGAAATTAATTTAGATTTAACTTCTGAGGCTTTAAAAGATATTTTAGTAGGAAACCGCCCCCCTTACGTGACGATAACGATGATCCAGAAAGTAGTCGCCCAACGCTTTAACCTGCGTGTGGATGATTTTAAGGCGCGCCGGAGGACCCGGAGTGTGGCTTTTCCCCGCCAAATCGCAATGTATTTAGCAAGAGAGCTAACAGATGCCTCTCTTCCGCAAATAGGGCAGGAGTTCGGCGGCCGCGACCACACAACGGTTTTACATGCCTACGATAAAATTAAAGAAGAAATGAAAAAAGACAGCAATCTTGAAGCAATAATCAATGACCTGATCAAAATGCTCCACTCATCATAA
- the rpmH gene encoding 50S ribosomal protein L34: MKRTYQPKRRRMKRVHGFLKRMRTSSGRNIIRRRRLKGRKNLSA, encoded by the coding sequence TTGAAGCGTACTTATCAGCCGAAGAGGCGGCGGATGAAAAGAGTGCACGGTTTTTTGAAGCGCATGAGAACGTCGAGCGGTCGCAATATCATCAGGCGCCGCCGTTTGAAAGGGAGGAAAAACCTTTCTGCGTAA
- the rnpA gene encoding ribonuclease P protein component has product MLPAEQRLRTSREFQAVYQAGKVVRGKYLTVRYLKRKKDGKTRFGFAPARKVGSVVLRNRIKRRLRELCRRYSHCFVDQCDVVVNIHRTAAGIPYQELEADFLKTFSRAKLIKRVY; this is encoded by the coding sequence ATGCTGCCGGCTGAACAACGCCTCCGCACTTCCAGAGAGTTTCAGGCAGTATATCAAGCAGGCAAGGTCGTACGGGGGAAATACCTTACAGTTCGCTATCTGAAAAGAAAAAAAGACGGAAAAACGCGGTTTGGGTTCGCGCCGGCGCGCAAAGTCGGCAGTGTGGTGCTGAGAAACAGGATAAAACGGAGGTTAAGGGAACTTTGCCGGAGATACAGTCACTGCTTTGTAGATCAATGCGACGTCGTGGTTAATATCCACCGTACAGCAGCCGGTATCCCTTACCAGGAATTAGAAGCTGATTTTCTGAAAACTTTTAGCCGGGCAAAGTTAATTAAAAGAGTTTATTGA
- the yidD gene encoding membrane protein insertion efficiency factor YidD, whose product MKKLIILILRSYQVLWSSWHPPCCRFQPTCSQYAIQAVERYGPGRGLLLALRRILSCHPWGGGGYDPVP is encoded by the coding sequence ATGAAAAAATTGATTATCCTGATTCTTCGTTCATACCAGGTTTTATGGTCATCATGGCATCCACCATGTTGCCGTTTTCAGCCTACCTGCTCTCAGTACGCAATACAAGCGGTTGAGCGGTATGGTCCTGGGCGGGGCCTGTTGTTAGCACTGCGCAGGATCCTCAGTTGCCATCCGTGGGGTGGGGGAGGTTACGATCCTGTGCCATAA
- a CDS encoding YidC/Oxa1 family membrane protein insertase, with translation MWESIVSGFTQLLQYFYLLTEYLKIPNYGLAIIFFTLAVKSVLFPLTAKQMRSMRVIQELQPKIKAIQEKYRDKPEKAQQAVMNLYKEAGANPLSGCLPLLVQMPILFALYQALLHFPFSVVEHTRFLWIPNLAHPDLIGLPVLVVITTFFQQYVTSLTTTGKIDSNQRMMLYFMPLVIGWLARSFPAGLSLYWVTFSFLGIIEQFIIKRYVRIGREQSVSNEVGRSRG, from the coding sequence TTGTGGGAATCTATTGTTAGCGGCTTTACCCAGCTTTTGCAATATTTTTACCTTCTGACTGAGTATTTAAAGATCCCAAACTACGGGCTGGCGATTATATTTTTTACACTTGCCGTGAAAAGCGTTCTTTTCCCGCTGACTGCCAAACAGATGCGTTCAATGCGGGTGATTCAAGAGCTCCAACCAAAAATCAAGGCAATTCAAGAGAAGTACCGGGACAAACCGGAAAAAGCGCAGCAGGCCGTGATGAACCTTTATAAAGAGGCGGGAGCCAATCCGCTTTCGGGATGTTTACCTCTCCTGGTCCAGATGCCGATTTTGTTTGCTTTATACCAGGCACTACTCCATTTTCCTTTTAGCGTAGTGGAACACACCCGCTTTTTGTGGATACCTAACCTTGCCCATCCCGACTTGATCGGGTTGCCGGTCCTGGTAGTGATCACAACTTTCTTTCAGCAGTATGTCACGAGTCTTACGACAACCGGTAAAATCGACTCCAACCAGCGGATGATGCTCTATTTTATGCCTCTTGTCATCGGCTGGCTCGCGCGTTCCTTTCCGGCCGGTTTATCCTTATACTGGGTGACTTTTAGCTTTTTAGGGATTATTGAACAGTTTATTATCAAACGGTATGTCCGGATTGGAAGGGAGCAGAGTGTCAGCAATGAGGTGGGTCGAAGCAGAGGGTAA
- the jag gene encoding RNA-binding cell elongation regulator Jag/EloR has translation MRWVEAEGNTVDEAVKTALKELDAKRDEVEVDILDAGTRGFLGILKGRQARVRVRLLVNPEQLIEVFLKSVVKAMGLDVSFCVTRAGEYWHVDFEGPDVRILIGRRGDTLDALQLLVNLVIGRRCEEKERVILDAEGYRQRREETLRRLARRISERVRRFRRDVALEPMTPQERRVIHMELQENPWVYTISQGEEPYRKVIICLRR, from the coding sequence ATGAGGTGGGTCGAAGCAGAGGGTAACACCGTTGATGAGGCTGTAAAAACTGCGCTTAAAGAACTGGACGCAAAGAGAGACGAGGTCGAGGTCGATATTTTAGATGCCGGAACGCGCGGATTTCTGGGTATTTTGAAGGGCAGGCAGGCGCGCGTCCGCGTCAGGCTTCTGGTAAACCCTGAGCAGCTGATTGAGGTTTTTTTAAAAAGCGTGGTTAAGGCGATGGGCCTGGACGTATCTTTTTGTGTGACAAGAGCGGGCGAATACTGGCACGTCGACTTCGAGGGACCGGATGTAAGAATATTAATCGGGCGCCGGGGAGATACTTTAGATGCTCTCCAGTTGCTGGTGAATCTCGTCATCGGCCGGCGTTGCGAAGAAAAAGAGCGTGTTATTCTCGACGCCGAGGGATACCGGCAGCGCCGGGAAGAAACGCTGAGGCGCTTAGCCCGCAGGATTTCCGAGCGGGTGCGGCGCTTTAGAAGGGATGTTGCTTTAGAGCCGATGACGCCCCAGGAACGGCGCGTCATTCACATGGAGCTCCAGGAAAATCCCTGGGTGTATACCATCAGCCAGGGGGAAGAGCCGTACCGGAAGGTGATTATTTGCCTGCGCCGGTAA